In a single window of the Paenibacillus sp. MMS20-IR301 genome:
- a CDS encoding peroxiredoxin, which produces MAERLVGKPAPDFFMETVTGDGKDFGKVSLSDYRGKWLVFFFYPLDFTFVCPTEITALSDAAADFAELDTEILGVSIDSIHSHKAWLTTPKDMNGLGQINFPLASDITKKVASDYGVLIEEEGIALRGLFIIDPDGELKYEVVNHNDVGRSVEETLRVLQALQSGGLCAMNWKPGDKNL; this is translated from the coding sequence ATGGCAGAACGTTTGGTAGGTAAACCAGCCCCTGATTTCTTCATGGAGACAGTAACGGGCGACGGTAAGGATTTCGGTAAGGTGAGCTTGTCCGACTATCGCGGTAAATGGCTTGTATTCTTCTTTTATCCGCTTGACTTCACATTTGTATGTCCAACTGAAATTACAGCCCTGAGCGATGCGGCAGCTGATTTCGCTGAGCTTGATACAGAAATTCTTGGTGTGAGCATTGACTCAATCCACAGCCACAAGGCTTGGCTTACAACACCTAAGGATATGAACGGTCTCGGCCAGATCAACTTCCCGCTTGCTTCCGATATTACGAAGAAGGTTGCCAGTGATTACGGCGTCCTGATCGAAGAAGAAGGTATTGCACTCCGCGGATTGTTTATCATTGACCCGGATGGCGAACTGAAGTATGAAGTGGTTAACCACAACGATGTAGGCCGCAGTGTAGAAGAAACCCTGCGCGTACTGCAGGCTCTGCAATCGGGCGGACTGTGCGCTATGAACTGGAAGCCGGGCGACAAGAACCTGTAA
- the leuB gene encoding 3-isopropylmalate dehydrogenase: protein MSEVKKIAVIAGDGIGPEVVAEAEKVLKKAEEVFGYSFETEHALFGGIAIDERGTPLPEDTLQICRNADAVLLGAVGGPKWDNNPKELRPETGLLGIRKALGLFSNLRPAVVFDCLKDASTLKPEVLEGTDLMVVRELTGGIYFGDKLRRQGEHGEEAVDTCVYNVTEVERIVRQAFEIAGKRRNKLASVDKANVLETSRLWREVVNRVAPEYPQVELEHVLVDNCAMQLLRRPSSFDVIVTENMFGDILSDEAAMLTGSIGMLASASLGEGSYGLYEPVHGSAPDIAGQGLANPIATILSLALMFRLTFGYEEAAAAIETAVAEVLDAGHRTSDIAVDKSKAISTTEMGDLIVAAIRKA from the coding sequence ATGAGCGAGGTTAAAAAGATCGCCGTAATTGCCGGGGACGGTATCGGACCTGAAGTTGTGGCTGAAGCGGAAAAAGTATTGAAGAAGGCAGAAGAAGTGTTTGGCTATTCGTTTGAAACAGAGCATGCGCTATTTGGGGGAATTGCGATTGATGAACGGGGAACACCGCTGCCTGAGGATACGCTGCAAATCTGCCGCAATGCCGATGCAGTACTGCTTGGAGCTGTAGGCGGACCGAAATGGGACAATAACCCGAAGGAGCTGCGTCCGGAAACAGGACTGCTGGGCATCCGCAAAGCGCTGGGACTGTTCTCCAATCTGCGTCCGGCAGTTGTCTTCGATTGCCTGAAGGATGCTTCAACGCTGAAGCCGGAAGTGCTGGAGGGTACGGACCTGATGGTAGTGCGCGAGCTGACCGGGGGGATTTACTTCGGAGACAAGCTGCGCCGTCAAGGCGAGCATGGGGAAGAAGCAGTGGATACCTGCGTGTACAATGTAACTGAGGTGGAACGGATTGTCCGCCAGGCGTTCGAAATTGCCGGCAAACGCCGCAATAAGCTGGCCAGTGTCGACAAGGCGAACGTGCTGGAAACTTCCCGCCTGTGGCGTGAGGTGGTAAACAGAGTGGCGCCGGAATACCCGCAGGTAGAGCTGGAGCATGTACTGGTGGATAACTGTGCAATGCAGCTGCTGCGCCGTCCTTCAAGCTTCGACGTCATTGTTACCGAGAACATGTTCGGAGATATCCTCAGCGATGAAGCAGCAATGCTGACAGGCTCCATCGGGATGCTGGCATCAGCTTCACTGGGAGAAGGCAGCTATGGCCTGTACGAGCCGGTGCATGGCTCTGCGCCTGATATTGCCGGCCAGGGACTGGCGAATCCGATCGCTACGATCCTGTCGCTTGCCCTGATGTTCCGCCTTACCTTCGGTTACGAGGAGGCTGCAGCGGCCATTGAGACAGCTGTAGCTGAAGTGCTGGATGCCGGCCACCGGACCAGCGATATTGCTGTAGACAAGAGCAAGGCAATCAGCACTACTGAGATGGGCGATCTGATTGTGGCAGCTATCCGCAAAGCCTAG
- a CDS encoding aldo/keto reductase — MQYTKLGKSGMKVSRLCLGTMNFGPSTDEKEAFRIMDAALDAGVNFFDTANIYGWGENSGLTETIIGRWFKQGGGRREKVVLATKVYGAMSDKSDGPNDEAGLSSYIIRRHLEGSLRRLQTDHIELYQMHHIDRNVSWDELWGAFELAVHQGKIGYVGSSNFAGWDIAIAQQEAKARGFLGLVSEQHKYSLTCRLPELEVLPAAQHLGLGIIPWSPLDGGLLGRNALKKIEGSRSGGNAERIEQHKSQLEAFAELSLELGEPQDTIALAWLLANPAVAAPIIGPRTLEQFESALRSLETVLDSSVLKRLDEIFPGPGGAAPKAYAW, encoded by the coding sequence ATGCAATATACCAAGCTTGGCAAATCAGGCATGAAGGTCAGCCGTCTCTGCCTGGGCACGATGAATTTCGGTCCAAGCACCGATGAGAAGGAAGCCTTCCGGATTATGGATGCTGCACTGGACGCAGGCGTTAATTTTTTTGATACCGCTAACATTTACGGATGGGGTGAGAACTCGGGCCTCACTGAGACTATTATCGGCCGCTGGTTCAAGCAGGGCGGAGGCCGCCGCGAAAAGGTGGTGCTGGCCACTAAAGTCTACGGCGCCATGAGTGACAAGTCGGATGGCCCGAACGACGAGGCCGGCCTCTCCTCCTATATTATCCGCCGCCATCTGGAAGGCTCTCTGCGGCGTCTGCAGACCGATCACATCGAGCTCTACCAGATGCACCACATTGACCGTAACGTGTCCTGGGACGAGCTGTGGGGCGCCTTTGAGCTCGCTGTCCATCAGGGCAAGATCGGTTATGTCGGCTCCAGCAACTTCGCCGGCTGGGATATTGCTATTGCCCAGCAGGAAGCGAAGGCACGCGGTTTCCTGGGGCTGGTATCCGAGCAGCATAAATACAGCCTGACCTGCCGGCTGCCGGAGCTTGAGGTCCTTCCTGCAGCCCAGCACCTGGGGCTGGGCATCATTCCGTGGAGTCCGCTGGACGGCGGACTGCTTGGCCGAAATGCCCTGAAGAAGATTGAGGGCAGCCGCAGCGGCGGCAACGCCGAGCGTATAGAGCAGCATAAGAGCCAGCTGGAGGCTTTCGCCGAGCTGAGCCTTGAGCTTGGTGAGCCGCAGGACACCATTGCTCTGGCATGGCTGCTGGCCAACCCTGCCGTGGCCGCTCCGATCATTGGACCGCGCACGCTGGAGCAATTCGAAAGCGCACTGCGCAGCCTCGAGACCGTTCTGGACAGCTCCGTGCTGAAACGGCTGGATGAGATTTTCCCGGGACCCGGCGGAGCCGCCCCGAAGGCTTATGCCTGGTAA